A portion of the Podospora pseudoanserina strain CBS 124.78 chromosome 2, whole genome shotgun sequence genome contains these proteins:
- a CDS encoding hypothetical protein (EggNog:ENOG503P6T2; COG:S), which translates to MSSSSKPYTIIIFVTRKSDISPEQFKDHWENVHVPLLQSLAGPRFPLSHTRHYLARDSASPTYPLNMLVGKPEDVNFDGFAIITFASEEAFRDFVPIMSLPEVAEDEDIFTDRESLRAVVMGCRNETVGI; encoded by the coding sequence ATGTCTTCCAGCTCGAAGCCATATAcaatcatcatcttcgttACCCGCAAGTCAGACATATCACCCGAGCAGTTCAAGGACCACTGGGAAAATGTTCATGTCCCTCTGCTCCAGTCTCTCGCCGGCCCCCGATTTCCCTTGTCTCACACCCGTCACTATCTTGCTCGGGATTCGGCGAGCCCTACGTACCCCTTGAACATGTTGGTCGGAAAGCCCGAAGATGTCAACTTTGATGGCTTTGCCATTATAACCTTTGCGAGCGAAGAGGCATTTAGAGATTTCGTACCAATTATGTCGCTGCcagaggttgctgaggatgaggatatATTCACGGACCGGGAGAGCTTGAGGGCCGTCGTTATGGGATGTCGGAACGAGACAGTCGGCATCTGA
- the TEF4_1 gene encoding elongation factor EF-1 gamma subunit (COG:J; EggNog:ENOG503NUBV) has product MAFGILYTRPFNPRSTAILAVAKASNLPLDLVTITSSQQAPEEYLKLNPLGKIPTFVGANGFILSECIAIAIYITSQDKTTPLLGSGNTENHASILRWMSFANSEILPSLGGWFNPLIGRSPFVQGEVELNRQATLKRLQIIEDHLAAKTTSYLVGETLSLADLFVAGIIAGAFRFFLDGEWRGAHPACTKWFLHVYEQPIFSDVAGRPVLAEEAMANVPPGKRGE; this is encoded by the exons ATGGCCTTCGGTATCCTGTACACGCGCCCT TTCAACCCCCGTTCAACAGCCATCCTGGCAGTTGCCAAAGCTTCCAACCTCCCACTGGACCTCGTGACAATCACGTCATCTCAACAGGCGCCAGAAGAATACCTAAAGCTGAACCCCCTCGGCAAAATCCCCACATTCGTCGGCGCAAACGGTTTCATCCTGTCCGAGTGCATAGCAATTGCCATCTACA TCACATCCCAAgacaaaaccacccccctccttgGCTCCGGCAACACCGAAAACCACGCCAGCATCCTCCGCTGGATGTCCTTCGCCAACTCGgagatcctcccctccctcggcgGGTGGTTCAACCCCTTGATCGGTCGCTCGCCCTTTGTGCAGGGAGAAGTCGAGCTCAACAGGCAAGCAACACTCAAGAGGCTTCAGATCATCGAGGACCACCTCGCTGCGAAGACGACTTCTTATCTGGTTGGGGAAACACTCTCCCTTGCTGATCTGTTTGTCGCGGGGATTATTGCTGGGGCATTTAGGTTCTTTTTGGACGGGGAGTGGCGGGGTGCACACCCGGCGTGTACGAAGTGGTTTTTACATGTTTATGAGCAGCCAATTTTTTCTGATGTGGCGGGGAGGCCGgtgttggcggaggaggctaTGGCGAATGTTCCtcctgggaagaggggggaatag
- a CDS encoding hypothetical protein (COG:Q; EggNog:ENOG503NXDV), which yields MYASQVFVLGAISALLLFVTRFYAARKQVWKLKSANLPMPEFKLTSGHFLALKETVKTLPKNATLHTVMMQLSKRFPSGMFYINMWPFSGTWLVVTTPSGASQCQTLNLIKPSILTKPLETIGGGPSLITMNGETHKKWRSLFNPGFSPSYLMGLAPMIADEVAVFCRLLREQAGNKNAEVLKLEDLTLRLTVDTIGAVALDTRLHHQTKDSQLALALQRQIEWTSFGTTFNPFKRHLTIRPLVLWYNNRIMDRLIGQEIDKRYTEYLQDQGSGERGSKSVMSLVLAQFLEEAQVKGAPPPLSEFKKLVAPQLRGFLFAGRDTTSSTLLYCFHLLATHPEALKRLRSEHGEVFGDRLNASIAHQAIAKEPQRLNQLPYTTAVIKEALRLFPPSASLREGRAGVDLVDEKGRRYPTEGCNVWTLTVALHHNAVYWKQAESFVPERWLVGPEDPMYPVKGAWRAFELGPRACIGQTLALMELRVALVMTLSEFDITPAYEDWDRMHPRPGVKVVNGNRAYQAEKGGGGAHPADGFPCRVTLRDMDGRG from the exons ATGTATGCATCACAGGTTTTTGTGCTTGGTGCCATAAGTGCCCTACTCCTCTTCGTAACGAGATTCTATGCCGCTCGCAAACAAGTATGGAAGCTGAAGAGCGCCAATCTC CCAATGCCAGAGTTTAAGCTCACGTCTGGTCACTTCCTGGCTTTGAAGGAGACTGTCAAGACTCTTCCGAAAAACGCAACCCTGCACACGGTCATGATGCAACTGTCAAAGAGGTTTCCCTCCGGAATGTTCTACATCAACATGTGGCCTTTTAGCGGCACGTGGCTTGTGGTGACGACGCCCTCGGGAGCTTCACAATGTCAAACTCTGAATCTTATCAAGCCATCGATTCTCACGAAACCATTGGAAACCATCGGCGGTGGGCCAAGCCTGATCACCATGAATGGAGAGACGCATAAGAAATGGCGTAGTCTATTCAACCCAGGATTTAGCCCCAGCTATCTCATGGGGCTGGCTCCGATGATTGCGGATGAAGTGGCTGTATTTTGCCGTTTGTTGAGGGAACAGGCTGGGAACAAGAACGCGGAGGTGCTAAAGTTGGAAGATCTGACATTACGCCTAACAGTTGACACGATTGGAGCCGTTGCTCT AGACACAAGGCTACACCATCAGACAAAGGATAGCCAACTTGCTCTGGCACTTCAGCGTCAAATCGAATGGACATCATTCGGGACTACCTTTAACCCATTCAAACGCCACCTCACTATCCGCCCCTTGGTGCTGTGGTACAACAACCGCATCATGGATCGGCTCATTGGCCAGGAAATCGACAAGAGATACACTGAGTATCTGCAGGATCAAGGCTCAGGTGAAAGGGGCTCCAAATCCGTCATGTCACTCGTGCTGGCTCAGTTCCTagaagaagcccaagtcAAAGGCGCCCCGCCCCCTCTATCCGAGTTCAAGAAACTAGTTGCGCCCCAACTGCGCGGATTCCTGTTTGCTGGCCGAGACACGACGAGTAGCACCCTTCTCTATTGTTTTCACCTCTTGGCTACCCATCCCGAAGCGCTCAAAAGACTCCGCAGCGAGCACGGTGAAGTCTTTGGCGACAGGCTGAACGCGTCGATAGCCCATCAGGCCATTGCAAAGGAACCTCAACGGCTCAACCAACTGCCGTACACGACAGCGGTGATCAAGGAAGCGCTTCGGCTGTTTCCTCCCTCTGCGTCTTTACGCGAAGGCCGCGCTGGAGTCGATCTTGTGGATGAGAAAGGAAGGCGGTATCCCACTGAGGGATGCAACGTGTGGACGCTGACAGTGGCGCTGCATCACAATGCCGTTTATTGGAAGCAGGCCGAGTCATTTGTGCCAGAGCGGTGGTTGGTAGGACCCGAGGATCCCATGTACCCCGTCAAGGGGGCGTGGAGGGCGTTTGAGCTTGGTCCTAGGGCCTGCATTGGGCAGACGTTGGCGCTGATGGAACTTCGAGTTGCGCTGGTGATGACACTCTCCGAGTTTGATATCACTCCGGCGTACGAGGATTGGGATAGGATGCATCCAAGGCCGGGTGTCAAGGTGGTGAATGGAAATAGGGCTTATCAGGCAgagaagggtggtggtggtgcgcaTCCTGCTGATGGATTTCCTTGTCGGGTTACGCTTCGCGACATGGATGGTAGAGGGTGA